The region GCAGATCAGGTTGTCGCGCTCGTCCCGCAGCCACCGGGCCGCCTCGGCGGGCAAGCCCAGCCGGGGACCGGGGCGCCGGGTCGGCGCGGGGTCGTCGGCGGCGCGGGCGGCGGGAAGCCCCAGCGCACGGGCGGCCCGCGCGGCGGTCGCGGAATAGTCGAGCAGGACCCGGCGTACGGCGGCCTCCCGGCTGGTCGGCTCGGTGCTGCTGGCGAGTTCGGCCGCGTACAGCCAGAGCAGTTTGGGGATCCGGAACCGCCCGGGGCCGGCCGGCTCGGCGAGCTGCGCCTCGACCAGTTGGTCCAGTGCGGCGCGACCACACTCGGTGTCGGTGTCCAGCAGCGCCGCGGCAACCTCGGGGGTGACGTGCCCGAGCCGGAGCAGCCCGAGCCGGCGGAACGCCGTTCTGGCCCCGCCGAGCGAGCGGTAGCTGGCCGCCAGCCGGGGCCGTACGCCGGCCTCGTCCAACCGGTGCCGGTCGTCGTTCATCCGGGCGGCCAGGTGCGCGACCGACCAGTGCGGATGCGCGGCGAGCCGGCTGCCGGCGGTCCGGACCGCCAGCGGGAGCCGTTCGCAGAGGTCGACCACGGTCGCGGTGGCGTCGGAGTCGGCGTCGACCCGGTCCGGACCGGCGGTACGGCGGAGCAGTTCGATGCCGTTGACGGCGCTGAGCGGCCCGAGGCGCAGGTGCGGTCCGTCGAGGCAGGAGAGCCGGTCCCGGCTGGTGACCAGGAGCGCCGCGCCGCCGCGTACCGGGAGCAGGTCGGCGACCTGGGACGGCCGGGTGGCGTTGTCGAGCACCAGCAGGATCCGCCGCTCGAACAGCAGCGAACGGATCCGGCCACGCTCCTCCTCCTCGGTCCCGGCGGGCCGGTCGTGCGTTGCGCCCAGCGAGCGGTTCAGCCGGGCCAGCACCTGCGCCGGGGTGAGCGGGGCGACGTCGATGGTGGAGCCGCCGAGGTCGAGGTAGATCTGACCGTCGGGAAACAGGTCCAGCAGGCCGGCGGCGGCCTGTAGCGCCAGCGTCGACTTGCCGGTGCCGGGCATGCCGTAGATGGTCGCGATCCGTGGGTGGTGGTCGACCGGGGCGAGCGCGGCGCGCAACCGGACCAGCTCGGCCCGCCGGCCGAGGAATCCGGGTGCGGCGGTGGGTAGCTCGTGCGGCACCGGTGGCGCCGGGGTCCGGCCGCCGCCGGCCGCCGGGACCGGCGCGGGTCCGGGAGGCCCGGGTACGCCCCGGGGGCCGGACGCGGTGCCGTCGCCGGTCGGCCGGCGACGGCGCTGGCGGGGGTGCAGCAGCGCCGGGTCCCGCCGCAGTACGGCGTGGTGCAGGTCGACCAGTTCCGGTCCCGGTGCCACGCCCAGGTCCCCGGCCAGCACCCGGCGGGCGGCGCCGAACGTCTCCGCCGCACCGACCGGGTCGCCGACCCGGTACAGCGC is a window of Micromonospora sp. NBC_01699 DNA encoding:
- a CDS encoding AfsR/SARP family transcriptional regulator, producing MALAFHILGAVRVRHDGRLLRPPTGRPTALLATLLVQHNQMISAEALVDELWGARPPTSAVANLRSHVCQLRALLAPTDPAPRIVAEGGGYLLRVGADELDATEFERLAGAGHAALDRGEPAVAADLFDRALELWPAGPGTAPATGGPLVTAALDRLRERRVNAAEAYYACRLELWDGDLPGLIARLREHVAENPLRERPWSQLMTALYRVGDPVGAAETFGAARRVLAGDLGVAPGPELVDLHHAVLRRDPALLHPRQRRRRPTGDGTASGPRGVPGPPGPAPVPAAGGGRTPAPPVPHELPTAAPGFLGRRAELVRLRAALAPVDHHPRIATIYGMPGTGKSTLALQAAAGLLDLFPDGQIYLDLGGSTIDVAPLTPAQVLARLNRSLGATHDRPAGTEEEERGRIRSLLFERRILLVLDNATRPSQVADLLPVRGGAALLVTSRDRLSCLDGPHLRLGPLSAVNGIELLRRTAGPDRVDADSDATATVVDLCERLPLAVRTAGSRLAAHPHWSVAHLAARMNDDRHRLDEAGVRPRLAASYRSLGGARTAFRRLGLLRLGHVTPEVAAALLDTDTECGRAALDQLVEAQLAEPAGPGRFRIPKLLWLYAAELASSTEPTSREAAVRRVLLDYSATAARAARALGLPAARAADDPAPTRRPGPRLGLPAEAARWLRDERDNLICLARQAALSCETAVFAVQLLRVLDDYLRTDGLRSEATELSRVALAAPRLTGDRDRDRDRDRAAPAAAAPAAASTVVAAHRTGSGRPTPV